The following proteins are co-located in the Imtechella halotolerans genome:
- a CDS encoding retropepsin-like aspartic protease family protein, with protein sequence MKITNVKNLKTFLLKKGYHIIPLTLTRTNHFELTAHLNGIQGRFIVDTGASSTCVGLDCIKHFNLIPELSEIKASGAGATNMETQISKKNILEIGPWQKKKVELVLFDLTHVNQALTQNDALPVHGIIGADVLKKSKAIIDYSKKRLYIK encoded by the coding sequence ATGAAAATCACAAACGTGAAAAACCTAAAGACATTCCTATTAAAAAAAGGATACCATATCATACCCCTAACACTAACTAGGACGAACCATTTTGAACTTACAGCTCATTTAAATGGTATTCAAGGCAGGTTTATTGTGGATACTGGAGCTTCCAGCACATGTGTCGGATTAGATTGTATTAAACATTTCAACCTAATTCCTGAACTATCTGAAATAAAGGCCTCTGGAGCGGGAGCTACTAACATGGAGACCCAAATCTCAAAAAAAAATATACTTGAAATCGGTCCATGGCAAAAAAAGAAAGTTGAACTAGTCCTTTTCGATCTCACCCATGTTAATCAAGCACTCACACAAAATGATGCTCTCCCAGTCCACGGTATCATTGGAGCAGATGTTCTTAAAAAATCCAAGGCTATCATTGATTATTCCAAAAAAAGACTATATATTAAATAG
- the galE gene encoding UDP-glucose 4-epimerase GalE, translating to MRVVVTGGLGFIGSHTVVELQQSGFDVVIVDNLSNSSLDVIEGIKRITGRAPVFENIDLRDKEDVRHFFDTYSDVIGVIHFAASKAVGESVEKPLLYYENNLNPLIYLLQALSLKLNANFIFSSSCTVYGQADTLPIGEGAPVKKAESPYGNTKQIGEEIIFDACNVAPQLRAISLRYFNPIGAHPTAEIGELPLGVPQNLVPFITQTAIGLREQLSVFGDDYPTSDGTCIRDYIHVVDLAKAHVVALQRLINEKNESNYEVFNIGTGKGSSVLEVIQSFERISEQKLNYRIAPRRSGDVVAAFADTTKANQILGWSAQSTLDDAIASAWKWEQKVREKRVESNK from the coding sequence ATGAGAGTAGTAGTTACCGGAGGTCTCGGTTTTATAGGGTCCCATACTGTAGTGGAATTACAACAATCGGGTTTTGATGTTGTTATTGTTGATAATTTGTCAAATTCTTCATTGGATGTAATTGAAGGAATTAAACGTATTACTGGTAGAGCACCTGTTTTTGAAAATATTGATTTGCGTGATAAGGAAGATGTAAGGCATTTTTTTGACACCTATTCAGATGTGATTGGTGTAATTCATTTTGCAGCTTCTAAGGCAGTTGGTGAAAGTGTTGAAAAGCCGTTGTTGTATTACGAGAATAATTTGAACCCACTTATTTATTTGCTTCAAGCGCTAAGTTTAAAATTGAATGCAAATTTCATTTTTAGTTCTTCCTGTACAGTTTATGGACAAGCAGATACTTTGCCAATAGGGGAAGGAGCACCCGTAAAAAAGGCGGAATCTCCCTATGGAAATACAAAGCAAATTGGAGAGGAAATTATTTTTGATGCGTGTAATGTAGCTCCACAATTACGGGCGATATCTTTACGATATTTTAACCCGATTGGAGCGCATCCTACTGCTGAAATTGGAGAATTACCTTTGGGGGTGCCACAAAATTTAGTACCTTTTATAACTCAAACAGCTATTGGACTAAGAGAGCAGTTGTCTGTATTTGGGGATGATTATCCAACCTCAGATGGTACTTGTATTAGGGATTATATTCATGTGGTGGATTTGGCAAAGGCACATGTAGTGGCGTTGCAAAGGCTTATAAATGAAAAGAATGAGTCAAACTATGAAGTCTTTAATATCGGTACCGGTAAAGGTAGCAGCGTGCTTGAGGTTATCCAAAGTTTTGAGCGTATTTCTGAACAAAAGCTCAATTATCGTATTGCTCCAAGAAGGTCAGGTGATGTAGTTGCTGCTTTTGCTGACACTACAAAAGCAAATCAAATATTAGGATGGAGTGCACAATCCACATTGGATGACGCGATTGCATCGGCATGGAAATGGGAGCAGAAAGTAAGAGAAAAAAGAGTAGAGTCTAATAAATAA
- a CDS encoding TatD family hydrolase, which produces MIVTDTHTHLYSEVFDEDRDLIVTRALDAGVKQFFIPAIDSSYIPSMLKLKRDYPEYMYLMAGLHPTHVKENFKQELAAVETMLEMHQCFAIGETGMDLYWDKTFIKEQQEAFRYQIRLAKKHNLPVVIHCREAFDEIFEVLESEMDDSLQGIFHCFTGDLQQAKRAISFNLKLGIGGVVTFKNGKIDQFLSEISINHIVLETDSPYLAPSPYRGKRNESSYILKVLAKVAEIYGIEVEDVAAITTANANSVFGLTH; this is translated from the coding sequence ATGATAGTAACTGATACCCATACTCATTTATATAGTGAGGTTTTTGATGAAGATAGGGATTTAATTGTAACTAGAGCCTTGGACGCAGGTGTGAAGCAATTTTTTATTCCAGCCATTGATTCTTCATATATTCCATCAATGTTGAAACTAAAAAGGGACTATCCTGAATATATGTACCTTATGGCAGGGTTACATCCAACGCATGTTAAAGAAAACTTTAAACAGGAATTAGCTGCGGTTGAGACGATGCTTGAAATGCATCAATGTTTTGCGATAGGTGAAACAGGAATGGATTTGTATTGGGACAAAACCTTTATAAAAGAACAGCAGGAAGCGTTCCGTTATCAAATCCGATTGGCTAAAAAGCATAATTTGCCTGTAGTTATTCATTGTAGGGAGGCATTTGATGAAATTTTTGAGGTGTTGGAATCGGAAATGGATGATTCATTGCAAGGTATATTTCATTGTTTTACTGGAGATTTGCAACAGGCTAAACGTGCTATTTCATTTAATTTAAAATTAGGTATTGGAGGGGTTGTGACTTTTAAAAATGGTAAAATTGATCAGTTTTTAAGTGAAATTAGTATAAATCATATAGTGTTGGAAACAGATTCTCCATATCTGGCACCCTCGCCATATAGAGGAAAAAGAAACGAAAGTAGTTATATATTAAAGGTATTGGCGAAGGTAGCTGAGATTTATGGAATTGAAGTTGAAGATGTCGCTGCTATTACCACAGCCAATGCTAATTCAGTTTTTGGATTAACTCATTAG
- a CDS encoding 2-oxoglutarate dehydrogenase E1 component, whose product MDKYSFLNAAHTAFFADLYDQYLQHPDSVEPSWRAFFQGFDFGMETYNKDQAVAEMAAVAAGEVDCSFVSDKLQNEFKVLKLIDGYRVRGHLFTKTNPVRDRRSYSPDLSIETYGLSQADLDTVFDAASVLGKNPSTLRDIVKHLQNVYCQSIGVEYMYNRNPEVISWIQKRLNINDNLPSFSAAEKKNILYKLNQAVSFENFLHTKYVGQKRFSLEGGEAIIPGLDALIEAAAEKGVEQFVMGMAHRGRLNVLANIFGKPTQEIFSEFDGKDYDKEYFDGDVKYHLGLTSDRKTSSGKSININLAPNPSHLETVGAVIEGITRAKQDRYYPDDFSKVLPIAVHGDAAVAGQGIVYEIIQMSQLEGYKTGGTIHLVINNQVGFTTNYLDARSSTYCTDIAKVTLSPVLHVNSDDTEAVVHAMLFALDFRMQFGRDVFIDLLGYRKYGHNEGDEPRFTQPKLYKLIAKHKNPRDIYADRLIAEGVVSQDEVKLLETQYKAVLEENLEASRQKDLTVITPFMQNEWEGFEQVSTEAMLQTYDTTFSKEKLTDIARVVSSLPEDKKFINKIKKIVSDREKMFFENDAIDWGLAETLAYGSLLSEGYDVRISGQDVERGTFSHRHAVVKVEDSEEEVVLLNQLKEQKGNFYIYNSFLSEYGVLGFDYGYALASPKTLTIWEAQFGDFSNGAQIMIDQYISCGEDKWNNQNGIVMLLPHGYEGQGAEHSSARMERYLQLCARHNMYVANCTTPANFYHLLRRQMVTNFRKPLVVLTPKSLLRHPMVVSTVDELANGHFQETIDDSSVNKEAVKTLVFCTGKFYYDILAERENLGRNDVALVRVEQLFPLPEKQLKEIIASYPNVDDYVWAQEEPKNMGAYAYMLMNFNWIPWRLASLKAYSAPASGSYTRAKRRHADAIRMVFDKNLFRS is encoded by the coding sequence ATGGATAAATATTCATTCCTAAATGCTGCACACACAGCATTTTTTGCCGATTTGTACGATCAATACTTACAGCATCCCGATAGTGTTGAACCAAGCTGGAGAGCCTTTTTTCAAGGATTCGATTTTGGGATGGAAACTTATAATAAAGATCAAGCTGTAGCGGAGATGGCGGCGGTTGCCGCCGGCGAAGTAGACTGTAGTTTTGTTTCTGATAAGCTTCAGAACGAATTCAAAGTTCTAAAACTTATCGATGGTTATAGAGTGCGTGGTCATTTGTTCACAAAAACAAATCCAGTACGTGACCGTCGTTCTTATTCTCCTGATTTAAGTATCGAGACTTATGGGTTATCGCAAGCCGATTTAGACACTGTCTTTGATGCGGCATCGGTGCTAGGAAAAAATCCATCTACTTTAAGGGATATAGTTAAGCATTTGCAAAATGTATACTGCCAATCTATTGGAGTAGAGTATATGTACAATCGTAATCCTGAAGTTATAAGTTGGATTCAGAAACGATTGAATATAAATGATAACTTACCTAGTTTTTCGGCTGCTGAAAAGAAGAATATTCTATATAAACTTAATCAGGCAGTTTCATTTGAAAACTTTTTACATACCAAGTATGTAGGTCAAAAACGATTTTCTTTAGAAGGAGGAGAAGCTATTATTCCAGGATTAGATGCTCTTATTGAAGCTGCTGCTGAGAAAGGAGTGGAGCAATTTGTTATGGGTATGGCTCACCGTGGTCGTCTTAATGTTCTTGCTAATATATTTGGGAAGCCAACGCAAGAGATATTTTCTGAATTTGATGGAAAGGATTATGATAAAGAGTACTTTGATGGTGATGTGAAATACCATTTAGGTCTTACTTCAGACAGGAAGACTAGTTCTGGGAAAAGTATTAACATTAATTTGGCTCCTAATCCATCGCACCTTGAAACAGTAGGTGCTGTTATTGAGGGAATTACTAGAGCTAAACAAGATAGATATTACCCGGATGATTTTTCAAAGGTGTTGCCTATTGCTGTGCATGGTGATGCTGCGGTTGCTGGACAAGGTATAGTGTATGAAATTATTCAGATGTCACAACTGGAGGGGTATAAAACTGGAGGGACAATTCACTTGGTCATTAATAATCAAGTAGGCTTTACTACGAATTATTTAGACGCGCGTTCATCTACCTATTGTACGGATATAGCTAAAGTAACGCTTTCGCCTGTATTACATGTCAATTCTGATGATACCGAGGCAGTTGTACATGCTATGTTATTTGCCTTAGATTTCCGTATGCAGTTTGGCAGAGATGTGTTTATAGATTTATTGGGGTACCGAAAATATGGGCATAACGAGGGTGATGAGCCTAGATTTACACAACCTAAGTTGTATAAACTTATTGCGAAACATAAGAATCCACGTGATATTTATGCGGATAGATTAATAGCAGAAGGTGTAGTTTCGCAAGATGAGGTAAAACTTTTAGAAACTCAATACAAGGCAGTCCTTGAGGAAAACCTTGAGGCTTCTCGCCAAAAAGATCTTACGGTGATTACTCCATTCATGCAAAATGAATGGGAAGGATTTGAACAAGTAAGCACAGAAGCCATGCTTCAAACCTATGATACCACTTTTAGTAAGGAAAAGCTTACTGATATTGCTCGAGTTGTATCATCATTGCCTGAAGATAAGAAGTTTATCAATAAAATAAAGAAGATAGTATCTGATCGAGAAAAGATGTTCTTTGAGAATGATGCTATTGATTGGGGATTGGCTGAAACATTGGCCTACGGATCACTTCTTTCAGAAGGATATGATGTGCGTATTTCTGGTCAAGATGTTGAGCGCGGAACGTTTTCTCACCGTCATGCGGTTGTGAAAGTGGAAGATTCTGAAGAAGAAGTGGTGTTACTTAATCAATTAAAAGAACAAAAGGGGAATTTCTACATTTACAATTCTTTCTTATCAGAGTATGGAGTTCTTGGTTTTGATTATGGGTATGCATTAGCTAGTCCAAAGACCTTAACAATTTGGGAAGCACAATTTGGAGATTTTTCAAATGGAGCTCAAATTATGATTGACCAATATATTTCTTGTGGTGAAGATAAATGGAATAATCAGAATGGAATTGTAATGCTATTGCCTCATGGATATGAAGGACAAGGCGCAGAACATTCCTCTGCACGCATGGAGCGTTATCTGCAGTTGTGTGCACGTCATAATATGTACGTGGCGAATTGTACAACACCGGCTAACTTCTATCATTTGCTACGTAGACAAATGGTTACTAATTTCCGTAAACCTTTAGTTGTCCTTACACCAAAAAGTTTATTAAGACATCCTATGGTGGTTTCAACAGTGGATGAATTGGCAAATGGACATTTTCAGGAGACTATAGATGATTCATCTGTAAATAAGGAGGCTGTAAAAACATTAGTTTTCTGTACGGGTAAATTTTATTATGATATACTAGCGGAAAGAGAAAACCTTGGTAGAAATGATGTTGCTTTAGTACGCGTAGAACAATTATTTCCATTACCTGAAAAGCAATTAAAGGAGATTATTGCAAGCTATCCTAATGTAGATGATTATGTGTGGGCACAAGAAGAACCTAAAAATATGGGTGCTTACGCATATATGTTGATGAACTTTAACTGGATTCCATGGAGATTGGCCTCTTTGAAGGCATATAGTGCTCCAGCTTCTGGAAGTTATACTCGTGCTAAACGTCGTCATGCTGATGCCATTAGAATGGTTTTTGATAAAAACTTGTTTCGTTCATAA
- a CDS encoding 3-deoxy-D-manno-octulosonic acid transferase has protein sequence MNTLYNWLIYLTSSVLKIAAQFNPKLKKFVSGRKEVMTFLRKNIQKTDRIIWLHTASLGEFEQGLPLIETLKLKYPSHKILVTFFSPSGYEVKKNSPVADIITYLPLDTKKNAKTFIQIVNPEMAFFVKYEFWPNFLYELKKHQIPTYLISGIFRKSQIFFKPYGVFTKKWLHTFTHFFVQTRESKSLLKSIGFNNTTISGDTRFDRVIEISQRNNKLEFIEEFLNSSKCIVFGSSWPEDEAIYCSFINNSKNQTKYIIAPHNIKPTEIDALQKQLTVPSLRYSEREGKTLSNYNVIIIDTIGLLTKIYSYATIAYVGGGMGKTGLHNILEPAVFGIPVVIGKNYSKFNEALDLVSMGGVISISNEVEFNHTLSTLLKNHKYTKELGSINSNYIQKNSGSTKRITDFIEKTILFK, from the coding sequence GTGAACACACTATACAATTGGCTTATTTACCTTACTAGTTCAGTATTAAAAATTGCTGCCCAATTCAACCCCAAACTAAAAAAATTTGTTTCGGGTCGAAAAGAAGTAATGACATTCCTTCGCAAAAATATACAGAAAACAGATCGTATTATTTGGTTACATACGGCATCTTTAGGGGAATTCGAACAAGGACTACCATTAATAGAAACACTTAAGCTCAAGTACCCCTCCCACAAAATACTAGTAACCTTTTTCTCACCATCTGGATATGAAGTAAAAAAAAATAGTCCTGTTGCAGACATTATTACATACTTGCCACTAGACACTAAAAAAAATGCCAAAACCTTCATTCAGATTGTAAACCCTGAAATGGCGTTTTTTGTCAAATATGAGTTTTGGCCAAATTTTCTATATGAATTAAAAAAACATCAAATTCCTACCTATTTGATTTCAGGTATTTTCAGGAAATCGCAAATTTTTTTTAAACCGTATGGGGTTTTCACCAAAAAATGGTTACACACTTTTACGCATTTCTTTGTGCAAACACGAGAGAGCAAATCATTACTAAAATCCATAGGATTCAATAATACTACTATAAGTGGAGATACACGTTTTGATAGAGTCATAGAAATTTCACAGCGCAACAATAAGCTAGAATTTATAGAAGAATTCCTTAACAGTTCTAAATGTATTGTATTTGGAAGTTCTTGGCCTGAAGATGAAGCTATTTATTGTTCGTTTATAAACAATTCCAAAAACCAAACTAAATACATCATTGCACCTCACAATATAAAACCTACGGAGATAGACGCCTTACAAAAGCAACTTACAGTTCCCTCACTACGATATTCAGAACGAGAAGGTAAGACTTTATCAAATTATAATGTGATAATCATTGACACTATAGGCCTACTTACAAAAATCTACAGTTATGCCACTATTGCTTATGTTGGTGGCGGGATGGGCAAAACAGGCCTTCACAATATATTAGAACCCGCTGTTTTCGGAATACCCGTTGTTATCGGAAAGAATTATTCAAAATTTAACGAAGCTTTAGATCTGGTCAGCATGGGAGGTGTGATTTCTATCTCAAATGAAGTAGAGTTTAATCATACACTATCTACCCTTTTAAAAAATCATAAATACACTAAAGAGTTGGGAAGTATCAACTCAAATTACATCCAAAAAAACAGTGGCTCTACTAAAAGAATAACTGATTTTATTGAAAAAACAATACTATTTAAGTAG
- a CDS encoding metal-dependent hydrolase family protein, which produces MKTLFTSMLLLCTFLLPAQETFLHCGKLVDTKNGKVLSEKTIVISGGEIKAVYNGFVQPDNKESIIVDLRQKTVLPGLIDLHVHLESETSPQSYVTRYTANEADVAFSSAVYAKRTLLAGFTTVRDLGGSGVNISLRNAINAGKVIGPRIFTAGKSIATTGGHADPSNGNKRLEMGDPGPKEGVINSPEEARKAVRQRYKEGADVIKITATGGVLSVAKSGKNPQFFIDEIEAITQTAKDYGMLVAAHAHGDEGMQRAIKGGVKTIEHGTFMSDATMELMKQYDAFYVPTISAGKFVADKAEVDGYYPEIVAPKAREVGPQIQGTFAKAFKKGVNIAFGTDAGVFPHGENAKEFRYMVEAGMPAMKAIQSATITNSLLLGMENEVGQLAVGFIADIIAVDENPVVNIKTLENVTFVMKNGTIYKQ; this is translated from the coding sequence ATGAAAACCTTGTTCACGTCCATGTTGTTATTATGTACATTTTTACTTCCGGCTCAGGAAACATTTTTACATTGTGGGAAGCTAGTAGATACCAAAAATGGCAAAGTTTTATCTGAAAAAACAATTGTTATTTCAGGAGGTGAAATAAAGGCCGTTTATAATGGGTTTGTTCAGCCTGATAATAAGGAGTCAATAATTGTTGATTTAAGACAAAAAACGGTACTTCCTGGTTTAATTGACCTTCACGTGCATCTGGAAAGTGAAACTAGTCCACAGTCATATGTGACTCGATATACAGCAAATGAGGCCGATGTTGCTTTTTCTTCTGCGGTATATGCCAAGAGGACACTTTTGGCAGGTTTTACCACGGTGCGTGATTTAGGTGGTAGTGGGGTGAACATTTCTCTACGTAACGCTATTAACGCTGGCAAGGTTATTGGACCTCGTATTTTTACTGCTGGAAAGTCAATTGCCACGACTGGTGGGCATGCTGATCCTTCCAATGGAAATAAGAGACTTGAAATGGGTGATCCTGGCCCAAAGGAAGGCGTGATTAATTCTCCAGAAGAAGCTCGTAAGGCGGTACGGCAGCGATATAAAGAAGGTGCTGATGTGATAAAAATTACAGCTACAGGTGGTGTGTTGAGTGTCGCCAAAAGTGGAAAGAATCCTCAGTTTTTTATTGATGAAATTGAAGCAATCACCCAAACGGCAAAAGATTACGGTATGTTGGTTGCTGCTCATGCTCATGGAGATGAAGGTATGCAGCGTGCTATTAAAGGAGGTGTAAAGACAATAGAGCATGGTACATTTATGAGTGATGCCACTATGGAACTTATGAAGCAGTATGATGCATTTTATGTGCCTACAATATCTGCTGGGAAATTTGTTGCTGATAAAGCGGAGGTTGATGGCTATTATCCTGAAATTGTTGCTCCAAAGGCTAGAGAAGTTGGTCCTCAAATTCAAGGAACTTTTGCTAAGGCTTTCAAAAAGGGAGTAAATATTGCTTTTGGGACGGATGCTGGTGTTTTTCCTCATGGAGAAAATGCGAAGGAGTTCAGGTATATGGTCGAGGCAGGAATGCCTGCAATGAAAGCTATACAATCAGCAACTATTACGAATTCCTTACTTTTAGGTATGGAGAATGAGGTTGGTCAATTAGCGGTTGGATTTATAGCTGATATTATTGCGGTTGATGAAAATCCGGTTGTTAATATTAAAACACTTGAGAATGTTACTTTTGTGATGAAAAATGGAACTATATATAAACAATAA
- the odhB gene encoding 2-oxoglutarate dehydrogenase complex dihydrolipoyllysine-residue succinyltransferase, translated as MILEMKVPSPGESITEVEIATWLVKDGDYVEKDQAIAEVDSDKATLELPAEASGIITLKAEEGDAVAVGAVVCHIDTAAARPDGAAAPVVETKKEEAVKVEAPKPSPTPVQSATYATGTASPAAKKILEEKGIPATQVKGTGKDGRVTKDDAVKAVPSMGTPGGGSRGETRQKLSMLRRKVAERLVSAKNETAMLTTFNEVDMSAIYAVRNEYKDVFKDKHGVGLGFMSFFSKAVVRALQLFPDVNSMIDGDYKISYDFCDISVAVSGPKGLMVPVMRNAEALSFRGVEAEIKRLALRARDGQITVDEMTGGTFTISNGGVFGSMLSTPIINPPQSGILGMHNIVDRAIVKNGQIVIAPVMYVALSYDHRIIDGRESVGFLVAVKEALENPVELLMNNDPKRALEL; from the coding sequence ATGATTTTAGAAATGAAAGTTCCCTCACCGGGAGAATCCATAACTGAGGTAGAAATAGCTACCTGGTTGGTAAAAGATGGTGATTACGTAGAGAAAGATCAAGCCATTGCTGAGGTAGATTCTGATAAGGCAACCTTAGAACTTCCAGCTGAGGCAAGTGGGATTATTACACTTAAGGCTGAAGAAGGTGATGCTGTTGCGGTAGGGGCTGTTGTATGTCACATTGATACAGCTGCTGCAAGGCCTGATGGTGCTGCAGCACCTGTTGTAGAAACAAAAAAGGAGGAGGCTGTTAAAGTGGAAGCTCCGAAGCCTTCACCTACACCGGTACAATCTGCAACCTACGCTACAGGTACCGCAAGTCCTGCAGCTAAAAAGATATTGGAGGAGAAAGGTATTCCGGCAACTCAAGTAAAGGGAACTGGGAAAGATGGTAGAGTAACTAAGGATGATGCTGTGAAAGCTGTACCTTCAATGGGAACCCCAGGAGGGGGAAGTCGTGGAGAGACACGACAAAAGTTGTCTATGTTGCGTCGTAAAGTTGCTGAAAGACTTGTTTCTGCAAAAAACGAAACGGCTATGCTTACTACTTTTAATGAGGTGGATATGAGTGCGATTTATGCCGTTCGTAATGAGTATAAAGACGTTTTTAAAGATAAACATGGCGTTGGTCTTGGGTTTATGTCGTTTTTCAGTAAAGCTGTGGTACGTGCATTGCAGTTATTCCCTGATGTAAATTCAATGATTGATGGTGACTATAAGATAAGTTATGATTTTTGTGATATATCTGTAGCTGTTTCAGGTCCTAAGGGTCTTATGGTACCTGTTATGCGTAATGCCGAAGCTTTAAGCTTTAGAGGTGTTGAAGCTGAAATTAAGCGTTTGGCACTTCGTGCACGTGATGGGCAGATAACTGTTGACGAAATGACTGGGGGTACATTTACTATTTCTAATGGTGGAGTATTTGGAAGTATGTTGAGTACACCTATTATCAATCCTCCTCAAAGTGGTATCCTAGGAATGCACAATATTGTGGATCGTGCTATTGTTAAAAACGGACAAATTGTGATAGCTCCTGTGATGTATGTAGCCTTGTCATATGACCACCGTATAATTGATGGTAGGGAATCCGTAGGATTTTTGGTTGCAGTTAAAGAGGCATTGGAAAATCCTGTAGAATTGTTAATGAATAACGATCCTAAACGTGCTTTAGAATTGTAG
- a CDS encoding DegT/DnrJ/EryC1/StrS family aminotransferase, with product MKKIQMVDLKGQYEGIKDRINTSFQEVLDSTAFINGPEVHAFQKEMEAYLGVKHVIPCANGTDALQIAMMGLGLKPGDEVITADFTFAATVEVIALLQLTPVLVDVDLDTFNINIDALKKAITPRTKAIVPVHLFGQVANMDAIMKLAQEHNLYVIEDNAQAIGADYTWADGRKQKAGAIGHVAATSFFPSKNLGCYGDGGAIFTNDDDLAHTLRGVVNHGMYVRYHHDVVGVNSRLDSLQAVVLRAKLPLLDDYNNKRKEAAFKYNEAFKGQEHILTPVVVGDPSSHVYHQYTLRITNGKRDDLVNFLGEHNIPCGVYYPIPLHKQKAYLDSRYREEDFPVTNLLVQEVISLPMHTELDDEQITFITQKIIEFVNG from the coding sequence ATGAAGAAAATACAAATGGTTGATTTGAAAGGCCAATATGAAGGCATCAAAGACCGTATAAATACCTCTTTTCAAGAAGTCCTTGATTCTACAGCCTTTATAAATGGCCCAGAAGTACATGCCTTTCAGAAAGAAATGGAAGCTTACTTGGGTGTAAAACATGTAATTCCATGTGCTAATGGTACTGATGCTTTACAGATAGCTATGATGGGGTTAGGATTGAAGCCTGGAGATGAGGTGATTACTGCTGACTTTACATTTGCTGCTACTGTTGAAGTTATTGCATTATTGCAATTGACCCCGGTTTTGGTTGATGTTGATTTGGATACATTTAATATTAATATAGATGCCCTAAAAAAGGCCATTACACCAAGAACTAAGGCTATTGTACCTGTACATTTGTTTGGTCAGGTGGCTAATATGGATGCGATTATGAAATTGGCCCAGGAACATAACTTGTATGTTATTGAGGACAATGCCCAAGCCATTGGAGCTGATTATACTTGGGCTGATGGTCGAAAACAGAAGGCTGGCGCTATTGGGCATGTAGCAGCAACCTCCTTTTTCCCTTCCAAAAATTTAGGTTGTTATGGAGATGGTGGTGCCATTTTTACTAACGATGATGATTTAGCTCATACTTTAAGGGGTGTGGTTAATCATGGGATGTATGTTCGTTATCATCATGATGTTGTTGGGGTTAATTCTAGATTAGATTCACTTCAAGCTGTAGTATTACGGGCAAAATTACCTTTACTAGATGATTACAATAATAAAAGAAAGGAAGCTGCTTTTAAATACAATGAAGCTTTTAAGGGACAAGAACATATCCTTACCCCTGTAGTGGTAGGGGATCCTTCTTCCCATGTGTATCACCAATATACGCTGAGAATAACAAATGGGAAAAGGGATGATTTAGTGAATTTCTTAGGTGAACATAATATTCCTTGCGGGGTTTATTATCCTATTCCACTCCACAAGCAGAAAGCTTATCTGGACTCAAGGTATAGAGAAGAGGATTTTCCTGTTACAAATCTTTTAGTTCAGGAAGTAATTTCATTGCCTATGCATACTGAGCTTGATGATGAACAGATTACATTTATTACTCAAAAAATAATAGAATTTGTAAACGGCTAG